From a single Natronorubrum tibetense GA33 genomic region:
- a CDS encoding ABC transporter ATP-binding protein → MIGPETGSNEEGRQDGETETESNAPPLLEVEALDVHYPITKGLLRREVGRVRAVDGVSFDITRGETFGLVGESGSGKTTTAHSVLGLEEPTGGEIRFDGEPVSELSGAALQAFRRRAQLVVQDPNEAFNPRMTIGEAVAEPLLLHGMTDADRRRAIVEDLLERVGLSAPDADRYPHEFSGGEKQRLSIARALVLNPDLIVADEPTSALDGRVQSDVLALLDDVRREFDISILFISHDIDVVRRFCDRVAVMYLGEVVERGPIENVLEFPAHPYTRLLLGSVPSLDPTDQQFERPLTDTVPDPADPPSGCRFHTRCPEIVPPESVELPWDQWMVVVAFRFTLQAGELPESIAVETADGELDDATVRDRFDLPATLQDETVDRGVNEAISALITGDLQAARDRLSETVPTVCERQTPTDTEREPGHSVCCHRYDPAIEAEPRSWVR, encoded by the coding sequence ATGATCGGGCCGGAGACCGGTTCCAACGAGGAGGGTCGGCAGGATGGCGAAACGGAGACGGAGTCAAATGCCCCACCGTTGCTCGAGGTCGAGGCCCTCGACGTTCATTACCCGATCACGAAAGGGCTGCTCAGACGCGAGGTCGGTCGCGTCCGGGCTGTCGACGGCGTGAGTTTCGATATCACACGGGGTGAAACGTTCGGCCTCGTCGGCGAATCGGGCAGCGGCAAGACCACGACCGCACACTCCGTCCTCGGACTCGAGGAGCCGACCGGTGGTGAAATCAGGTTCGACGGGGAGCCCGTGAGCGAGCTGTCGGGCGCGGCGCTCCAAGCGTTCCGCCGCCGAGCCCAACTCGTCGTCCAGGACCCGAACGAGGCGTTCAACCCGCGAATGACGATTGGCGAGGCGGTCGCCGAGCCGCTCTTGCTCCACGGGATGACGGATGCTGACCGCCGCCGAGCGATCGTCGAAGATCTCCTCGAGCGAGTCGGACTGTCGGCGCCGGATGCGGATCGCTATCCGCACGAGTTTTCCGGCGGCGAAAAACAGCGACTCTCGATCGCGCGGGCGCTCGTCCTCAACCCGGATCTGATCGTCGCAGACGAGCCGACGAGCGCGCTTGACGGCCGAGTCCAGTCGGACGTCCTCGCACTGCTCGACGACGTTCGACGGGAGTTCGACATCTCTATCCTGTTCATCAGCCACGATATCGACGTCGTCCGCCGGTTCTGTGACCGCGTCGCCGTGATGTATCTCGGCGAAGTCGTCGAACGCGGACCGATCGAGAACGTCCTCGAGTTCCCTGCACACCCGTACACGCGGCTGCTGCTCGGCTCCGTCCCGAGTCTCGACCCGACGGACCAGCAGTTCGAACGGCCGCTAACCGACACCGTGCCGGATCCCGCCGACCCGCCGTCGGGCTGTCGGTTTCACACGCGCTGTCCGGAGATTGTTCCGCCGGAGAGCGTGGAACTTCCCTGGGACCAGTGGATGGTGGTCGTCGCGTTTCGCTTCACCCTCCAGGCTGGCGAGTTGCCCGAATCGATCGCCGTCGAAACGGCCGATGGCGAACTCGATGACGCGACGGTTCGAGACCGGTTCGATCTCCCCGCGACACTGCAGGACGAAACCGTTGATCGAGGTGTCAACGAGGCGATATCGGCGCTGATCACGGGAGATCTGCAGGCCGCTCGTGACCGTCTCAGCGAGACGGTTCCGACCGTTTGTGAGCGACAAACGCCGACGGATACGGAACGCGAACCGGGTCACTCGGTGTGCTGTCACCGTTACGACCCGGCGATTGAGGCCGAGCCTCGGTCCTGGGTACGATAG
- a CDS encoding ABC transporter ATP-binding protein, whose translation MTTEHDSTTTADDRSGATPLLTVENLRTRIRTERETVHAVDGVSFTVDRGETVCLVGESGSGKSVTCESLTGIIQQPPAKIVDGTVEFDGHRLLDADESALRSIRGDRIAHVFQNPQSALDPVCTVGDQFVEAIAIHEEISDAAARERAIERFRAVGIPRASARIDDYPHEFSGGQRQRIAIAIALAADPDLLIADEPTTAVDVTVQARLIELLQQLTDDGMSILCITHDLRVVAALADRVLVMFGGTIVERATTEQLLSQPSHPYTQALLDSYDGLSRRANRSARGEIPTDGCRFRAECPHAVDGCAGSDQPTFAAVDEREHHAVSCVHFGPGGNPEPILDDWQDMRLLSEGQK comes from the coding sequence ATGACGACAGAACACGACTCCACGACGACGGCAGACGATCGGTCCGGAGCGACGCCGCTCCTGACCGTCGAGAACCTTCGAACGCGAATTCGAACCGAGCGCGAGACCGTCCACGCCGTCGACGGCGTGAGTTTCACCGTCGACCGTGGTGAGACGGTGTGTCTCGTCGGCGAATCCGGCAGCGGCAAGAGCGTCACGTGCGAATCGCTGACCGGAATCATCCAGCAGCCGCCGGCCAAAATAGTCGACGGGACGGTTGAGTTCGACGGCCACAGACTCCTCGACGCGGACGAGTCGGCGCTTCGTTCGATCCGCGGCGACCGCATCGCACACGTCTTTCAGAACCCACAGAGTGCACTGGATCCCGTCTGTACGGTCGGCGACCAGTTCGTCGAGGCGATCGCGATCCACGAGGAGATCTCCGACGCGGCCGCCCGCGAGCGTGCCATCGAGCGGTTCCGAGCGGTCGGCATCCCGCGAGCGTCCGCGCGGATCGACGACTATCCACACGAGTTCTCCGGCGGCCAGCGCCAGCGGATCGCGATCGCGATCGCACTGGCAGCCGATCCCGACCTGTTGATCGCCGACGAACCGACGACGGCCGTCGACGTCACCGTCCAGGCCCGGTTGATCGAACTGCTCCAGCAACTGACCGACGACGGCATGTCGATCCTCTGTATCACGCACGATCTGCGCGTCGTCGCCGCGCTCGCGGACCGGGTACTGGTGATGTTCGGCGGCACAATCGTCGAACGCGCCACGACCGAACAGCTTCTCAGCCAGCCGTCTCATCCCTATACGCAGGCGCTGCTCGATAGTTACGACGGCCTCTCGCGACGGGCGAATCGCTCGGCTCGAGGGGAGATTCCGACCGACGGCTGTCGGTTCAGAGCCGAGTGTCCACACGCCGTCGACGGGTGTGCCGGTTCCGACCAGCCGACGTTCGCCGCCGTCGACGAGCGGGAACACCACGCCGTCTCGTGCGTCCACTTCGGACCCGGGGGTAATCCGGAACCGATCCTAGACGATTGGCAGGATATGCGGCTGCTCTCGGAGGGGCAAAAATGA
- a CDS encoding ABC transporter permease — MGASPGPHRFEQVDWNEVGHSRRFVTPTRAVFFVGVVFLVGLYLFQLVDMAPLGVYFGRIDWVILLGVVVLTSVVVVPAVRRRELTRRVLYRLVSRPAHAVGAVFLGILSLVAVVGPAVVGSPELMFQHRFHAPYGFTAEASWSAECLGEVTDGEGITRHCDGTMTYPLGTNHRGHPMGHLIIEGAQTTLYVLVFTAAFVVPLAATVGIVSGFRGGRVDDLLMSYVDVQLCIPAVVVFFIGYMYWNVSLLLLLVMFGLFSWGGIARLVRSETLQRREDGHVLVARSLGASPSYVAKRHIVPNITNTLVPAIFHLLALLVLVEAGVAFLGFHHLELYSWGSTIQEGLDPAMTGVGLVMEPHEIWWVSTFPAVALTLTVVSLKLVGDGLRDALDPRRNH; from the coding sequence ATGGGAGCGTCTCCCGGACCCCACCGCTTCGAACAGGTCGACTGGAACGAAGTCGGTCACTCGAGGCGGTTCGTTACGCCGACCAGAGCGGTGTTCTTCGTAGGAGTAGTGTTTCTCGTAGGTCTCTACCTCTTCCAACTGGTCGACATGGCTCCGCTCGGCGTTTACTTCGGGCGTATCGACTGGGTGATCTTACTCGGCGTCGTCGTGCTGACTTCGGTAGTAGTCGTTCCCGCCGTCCGACGGCGCGAGCTGACCCGACGTGTGCTGTATCGGCTTGTCTCTCGGCCAGCCCACGCTGTTGGGGCCGTCTTTCTCGGCATTCTCTCGCTCGTCGCCGTTGTCGGCCCGGCCGTCGTCGGCTCTCCGGAGCTCATGTTTCAACACCGGTTTCACGCACCGTACGGGTTTACCGCGGAGGCGTCGTGGAGCGCCGAGTGTCTCGGCGAGGTGACCGACGGCGAGGGAATCACTCGCCACTGTGACGGAACGATGACGTACCCGCTCGGAACGAACCATCGCGGGCACCCGATGGGACACCTCATCATCGAAGGCGCACAGACGACGCTGTACGTGCTGGTCTTTACGGCCGCGTTCGTCGTCCCACTCGCTGCGACCGTCGGGATCGTTTCAGGGTTCCGTGGCGGACGCGTCGACGATCTGCTGATGAGCTACGTCGACGTGCAACTCTGCATTCCTGCGGTTGTCGTCTTTTTTATCGGGTACATGTACTGGAACGTTTCGCTGCTGTTATTGTTAGTCATGTTCGGGCTGTTTAGCTGGGGCGGTATCGCCCGACTCGTCAGAAGCGAGACGCTCCAGCGACGGGAAGACGGCCACGTGCTCGTCGCTCGAAGTCTCGGTGCCTCGCCGTCTTATGTCGCGAAACGACACATCGTCCCGAACATTACGAATACGCTCGTCCCGGCAATCTTCCACCTCCTCGCACTGCTGGTCCTCGTCGAAGCCGGCGTCGCGTTCCTCGGCTTTCACCACCTCGAGCTCTACTCGTGGGGGTCGACGATTCAGGAGGGACTCGACCCAGCGATGACCGGCGTCGGTCTCGTGATGGAGCCTCACGAAATCTGGTGGGTCTCGACGTTCCCCGCGGTCGCACTCACGCTGACGGTCGTCTCGCTCAAACTCGTCGGCGACGGGCTCCGAGATGCGCTCGACCCGCGTCGCAACCACTGA
- a CDS encoding ABC transporter permease — protein sequence MVDVNFVRIIVKRVFMGLVAAWAVLTAVFAAFTMSRDWVEETIEGAMRFRGADEQEVENSIDEYLATHGFDRPLWEQYLDWMGNMLTLEWGDSFFLAAGEDAEASFYTTGEPVFPMVMDSVVRTAMYVLPAVVIAVVLGICIGLYAAMNPDSRLAESGLNTAYLCFALPNFWIGGMLLSLAAGGVIPDSAVLFDHVLPIALTATTLLGGYVSYSRAHSLEYAAAEFVTLVKAKGAGRVRIARHIVRNSAIPLFSMLFTEALALLVLAVFVIESLFGIDGFGALLFNAVHVRDLPVVLGCTLVIIAVGIVGNIVQDLAYNSLDPRVDTGRR from the coding sequence GTGGTCGACGTGAACTTCGTTCGAATCATCGTCAAGCGGGTCTTCATGGGACTCGTCGCCGCGTGGGCCGTGTTGACCGCGGTCTTCGCGGCGTTCACCATGAGCCGAGACTGGGTCGAAGAGACGATCGAAGGGGCGATGCGATTCCGCGGGGCCGACGAACAGGAGGTCGAGAACTCGATCGACGAGTATCTGGCGACACACGGCTTCGATCGCCCGCTCTGGGAACAGTACCTCGACTGGATGGGGAACATGCTGACCCTCGAGTGGGGGGATTCGTTCTTTCTCGCCGCGGGCGAAGACGCGGAAGCGTCGTTTTACACGACCGGCGAACCGGTCTTTCCGATGGTCATGGATTCCGTCGTTCGAACGGCGATGTACGTTCTCCCCGCGGTCGTGATCGCGGTCGTGCTTGGGATTTGCATCGGTCTCTACGCAGCCATGAACCCCGACAGTCGCCTCGCCGAATCGGGACTGAATACGGCGTACCTCTGCTTTGCGCTGCCGAACTTCTGGATCGGCGGGATGTTGCTCTCGCTCGCCGCGGGCGGCGTGATCCCCGACTCGGCGGTGCTTTTCGATCACGTCCTTCCCATCGCACTGACCGCAACGACGCTGTTGGGCGGCTACGTGAGCTACTCGCGTGCACACTCGCTCGAGTACGCCGCTGCGGAGTTCGTGACGCTCGTCAAGGCGAAGGGGGCAGGCAGAGTGCGGATCGCGAGACACATCGTCCGGAACTCGGCGATTCCGCTGTTCTCGATGCTGTTTACCGAAGCGCTGGCGTTGCTCGTCCTCGCGGTGTTCGTGATCGAGTCGCTGTTTGGAATCGACGGCTTCGGGGCGCTCCTGTTCAACGCGGTCCACGTACGGGACTTGCCGGTCGTTCTCGGCTGTACGCTGGTCATCATCGCGGTCGGCATCGTCGGAAACATCGTCCAAGATCTGGCCTACAACAGTCTCGATCCGCGCGTCGATACCGGCCGTCGGTGA
- a CDS encoding GtrA family protein — MSGSLSEAIRTRFRALCSTARFSQFAGVGIVGAAVDNLVLVLLVELTSLGPVGAKIISWELSIVVIFAVNERWTFSEYGAMTPRALGKRFARSNAVRFAGFLVTLSVLAVLTIGFGIWYLAANLIGVAIGFFVNYTCESLYTWKVHQD, encoded by the coding sequence ATGAGTGGATCGCTATCAGAGGCCATCCGGACGCGCTTTCGTGCGCTGTGCTCGACCGCACGGTTTAGCCAGTTCGCCGGTGTCGGGATCGTTGGCGCGGCCGTCGACAACCTCGTCCTCGTCTTGCTCGTCGAACTGACCAGCCTCGGGCCCGTGGGCGCGAAGATAATTTCTTGGGAGCTATCGATCGTGGTCATCTTCGCGGTCAACGAACGGTGGACCTTCTCGGAGTACGGCGCGATGACGCCTCGAGCCCTCGGAAAGCGGTTCGCTCGCTCGAACGCGGTTCGGTTCGCCGGCTTCCTGGTGACGCTGTCGGTGCTTGCAGTTTTGACCATCGGGTTCGGCATCTGGTATCTGGCGGCAAACCTGATCGGAGTCGCGATCGGATTCTTCGTCAATTACACCTGTGAGAGCCTCTACACGTGGAAGGTCCATCAGGACTAA
- a CDS encoding HAH_0734 family protein, which produces MKQVIIHGDPGIRKGAIIDYDGSELVCFGINRNGEWHGPEQVQLWCTVGTEDEYEDYEKRNYTPHFLDVDRVDAEDVDVVRPKADLAI; this is translated from the coding sequence ATGAAGCAGGTCATCATCCACGGCGATCCCGGGATCCGGAAGGGGGCCATCATCGACTACGACGGGTCGGAGCTGGTCTGTTTCGGGATCAACCGAAACGGAGAGTGGCACGGCCCAGAACAGGTCCAGCTGTGGTGTACGGTCGGCACCGAAGACGAGTACGAAGACTACGAGAAACGAAACTACACGCCTCACTTTCTCGACGTGGACCGCGTCGACGCCGAGGATGTCGATGTCGTTCGTCCGAAAGCCGACCTCGCGATCTGA
- a CDS encoding 50S ribosomal protein L44e, translating to MQMPRRFNTYCPHCNAHHEHEVEKARSGRSSGMKWDARRTRRNSSSIGNSGRFSKVPAGEKPTKKTDLKYRCSDCGKAHLRQGWRAGRLEFQE from the coding sequence ATGCAGATGCCACGCCGATTCAATACGTACTGCCCGCACTGCAACGCACACCACGAACACGAAGTCGAGAAGGCCCGTTCCGGTCGTTCCTCGGGGATGAAATGGGACGCTCGCCGTACCCGGCGAAACTCCTCGTCGATCGGTAACTCCGGTCGCTTCTCGAAGGTGCCGGCCGGCGAAAAGCCCACCAAGAAGACCGACCTCAAGTACCGCTGCAGCGACTGCGGCAAGGCCCACCTCCGACAGGGATGGCGCGCCGGCCGACTCGAGTTCCAGGAGTGA
- a CDS encoding 30S ribosomal protein S27e has product MAGNFYSVRCSDCENEQTVFGKASSEVACAVCGTTLARPTGGKAEIDHEILETVESR; this is encoded by the coding sequence ATGGCAGGAAATTTCTACAGCGTCCGATGCAGTGACTGCGAGAACGAACAGACCGTCTTCGGCAAAGCCTCGAGCGAGGTCGCCTGTGCCGTTTGTGGCACGACGCTCGCCCGACCGACGGGTGGCAAAGCCGAGATCGACCACGAGATCTTAGAAACAGTCGAGTCACGATGA
- a CDS encoding translation initiation factor IF-2 subunit alpha, which produces MKYSGWPDPGELVVGKIDEIEDFGVFVDLEEYQDKRGLIHISEVASGWIKNVRDHVREGQIVVCKVLEIDESSQQIDLSLKDVNDHQRSDKIQDWKNEQKADNWMGIALGEDVDDESYTAVANELIAIHGSLYDGFKQAAIHGEEALEDTDLSDDEIDSLVETARENVSVPYVNVTGYVDLENASPSGVDGIRDALEAAEGNGEVPDEVDLEVSYVGAPEYRIKVKAPNYKTAESQLEESARRAVAAIESEDGEGEYHRERRTDDE; this is translated from the coding sequence ATGAAGTACAGCGGCTGGCCCGATCCCGGCGAACTGGTCGTCGGCAAGATCGACGAGATCGAAGATTTCGGTGTCTTCGTCGATCTCGAGGAGTATCAGGACAAACGCGGCCTGATCCACATCTCCGAGGTCGCGAGCGGCTGGATCAAAAACGTCCGCGATCACGTCCGTGAAGGCCAGATCGTCGTCTGCAAGGTCCTCGAGATCGACGAGAGCTCCCAGCAGATCGACCTCTCGCTGAAAGACGTCAACGACCACCAGCGCTCGGATAAGATCCAGGACTGGAAGAACGAGCAAAAGGCCGACAACTGGATGGGAATCGCCCTCGGCGAGGACGTCGACGACGAGAGCTACACCGCCGTCGCCAACGAACTGATCGCCATCCACGGAAGCCTCTACGACGGCTTCAAGCAGGCCGCGATCCACGGCGAAGAGGCCCTCGAGGACACCGATCTCTCCGACGACGAGATCGACTCGCTCGTCGAGACGGCCCGCGAGAACGTCTCGGTGCCGTACGTCAACGTCACCGGCTACGTCGACTTGGAGAACGCCTCGCCAAGCGGCGTCGACGGTATCCGCGATGCCCTCGAGGCCGCCGAAGGGAACGGAGAGGTGCCCGACGAAGTCGACCTCGAGGTCAGCTACGTCGGCGCTCCGGAGTACCGCATCAAGGTGAAAGCGCCCAACTACAAGACCGCCGAGTCCCAGCTCGAGGAGAGCGCTCGACGAGCGGTCGCCGCGATCGAATCCGAGGACGGCGAGGGCGAGTACCACCGCGAGCGACGAACCGACGACGAGTAA
- a CDS encoding RNA-protein complex protein Nop10 has protein sequence MKSDIRVCSAWRDAHDRPVYTLSASCPECGADAENSAPAPFDPNDPHGEYRRSLKRRNR, from the coding sequence ATGAAGTCGGATATCCGGGTGTGTTCGGCGTGGCGCGACGCACACGACCGCCCGGTGTACACGCTTTCTGCGAGCTGTCCGGAGTGCGGTGCCGACGCGGAGAACAGCGCCCCTGCACCGTTCGATCCGAACGACCCACACGGCGAGTACCGACGGTCTCTTAAACGTCGCAATCGCTGA
- a CDS encoding proteasome assembly chaperone family protein: protein MDELEIDAVAEVELDDPVLVEGLPGVGHVGSLAVEHLLEELEGDSTLVRRIYSHEFPPQVSVEDGVSELTCAKLHAVTVPDGRDLLLLTGDHQAQTNEGHYVLTDAFLDIAEEFGAGEVYALGGVPTGELIDEYAVVGAVSDESMLESLEDVGVEFREDEPAGGIVGVSGLMLGLGERRGFEAACLMGETSGYLVDPKSARAVLEVLAERLGFDLEYESLDERADEMEDVIGKIQEMEQQQQMDVPTDDDLRYIG, encoded by the coding sequence ATGGACGAACTCGAGATCGACGCAGTCGCCGAGGTCGAGCTGGACGACCCCGTCCTCGTCGAGGGGCTGCCGGGTGTCGGTCACGTCGGAAGTCTTGCCGTCGAGCACCTGCTCGAGGAACTCGAGGGCGACAGTACGCTCGTACGCCGGATCTACTCCCACGAGTTCCCGCCGCAGGTAAGCGTCGAGGACGGCGTTTCGGAGCTCACCTGTGCGAAACTCCACGCCGTCACCGTTCCCGACGGTCGTGATCTCCTGTTGCTGACCGGCGACCATCAGGCCCAGACCAACGAGGGACACTACGTGCTAACCGACGCCTTCCTCGATATCGCAGAGGAGTTCGGCGCAGGCGAGGTGTACGCCCTTGGCGGCGTCCCGACCGGCGAACTCATCGACGAGTACGCCGTCGTCGGCGCGGTCAGCGACGAGTCGATGCTCGAATCGCTCGAGGACGTCGGCGTCGAGTTCCGCGAGGACGAACCCGCGGGCGGCATCGTCGGCGTCTCGGGGCTCATGCTCGGACTGGGCGAGCGCCGCGGCTTCGAGGCCGCCTGTTTGATGGGCGAGACCAGCGGCTATCTGGTCGATCCGAAAAGCGCTCGTGCGGTGCTCGAAGTGTTAGCGGAGCGACTCGGCTTCGACCTCGAGTACGAGTCCTTAGACGAGCGCGCCGACGAGATGGAGGACGTCATCGGCAAGATCCAGGAGATGGAGCAACAACAGCAGATGGACGTCCCGACGGACGACGATCTGCGCTACATCGGCTAG
- a CDS encoding amidohydrolase family protein encodes MLELEHGFRIVDVYAGLAPDGMAAEFGGQPVTPDRLEREMHQAGITRSIVFPPASAETSYVAANNGVARRSVDRPFVAVARINGTERAGTSVTGRFRNAISSRQEFHTTPEDVEKYAYDDRFHGFVIDTTADGYPDEDVLATLESVDLPVIVRGGVDAPPETLAATLLGRSFPVVVAHFGGHPLERSRMHEMVDLLDAYDDCYLETSFVRYRDLLERALLEHPDRVLFGSGAPACHPDVAVMDILTLDVSEDKLWRAFSKNACRVFEGLAPDGDA; translated from the coding sequence ATGCTGGAACTGGAACACGGATTTCGCATCGTCGACGTCTACGCAGGATTGGCGCCGGACGGGATGGCGGCGGAGTTCGGGGGACAGCCAGTCACTCCCGATCGACTCGAGCGGGAGATGCACCAGGCCGGAATCACCAGATCGATCGTCTTCCCGCCTGCCAGCGCGGAGACGAGCTACGTCGCGGCGAACAACGGCGTCGCCCGCCGCAGCGTCGACCGCCCGTTCGTCGCCGTCGCCCGGATAAACGGGACCGAGCGGGCGGGCACTTCCGTAACGGGACGGTTCCGAAACGCAATTAGCAGCCGTCAGGAGTTCCATACGACTCCCGAAGACGTCGAGAAGTACGCGTACGACGACCGCTTTCATGGTTTCGTCATCGATACCACCGCCGATGGCTACCCCGACGAGGACGTCCTCGCCACGCTCGAGAGCGTCGATCTCCCCGTCATCGTCCGCGGCGGGGTCGACGCCCCGCCCGAGACCCTCGCAGCGACGCTGCTCGGGCGCTCGTTCCCCGTTGTCGTCGCCCATTTTGGCGGCCACCCGCTCGAGCGCTCGCGCATGCACGAGATGGTGGATTTGCTCGACGCCTACGACGACTGTTACCTCGAGACGAGTTTCGTCCGGTACCGGGATCTGCTCGAGCGGGCGCTGCTCGAGCATCCCGATCGAGTGCTGTTCGGCAGCGGGGCCCCAGCCTGCCATCCCGACGTCGCGGTCATGGATATCCTCACACTCGACGTCTCCGAAGACAAGTTATGGCGAGCGTTCTCGAAAAACGCCTGTCGCGTGTTCGAAGGGCTTGCGCCGGACGGGGACGCGTGA
- the thsA gene encoding thermosome subunit alpha → MFIMSEDSQRTQGRDAQSSNIMAGKAVAEAVRTTLGPRGMDKMLVDSAGEVVITNDGATILNEMDIEHPAAQMIVEVADSQEEEVGDGTTTAAVVAGNLLGEAEDLIEQDVHATTIVEGYHEASEIALEAIAEQISEDAVDDEVLKQVGESSMTGKGTGGLTAESLAETVVEAIRHVETDDGVARDNVTVHTQVGASSNATELVPGIVIDEEPAHEGMPSEVEDASIAVLDVELGVRTGDIDAEYAIDSIDQLNTAIDAEESEVRGYAETVAESGADVVFTTDDVDDRVSNYLANEGVLVFENIGNSDARDIVSATGARRVGALDDLEESDFGHADRIRSENFGDDDLAFIEGGAAAETVTVFVRGGTEHVVDELERAIGDALDVVATALASGEVVPGAGATEIAIADKIRQEAAGIEGRKQLAVTAFADALDVIPRTLAANTGQDPIDALVDLRAAHESEGRAGLITDGETVTIDDPFEYGVVDPADVKREAIESATEAATMIVRIDDVIAAE, encoded by the coding sequence ATGTTCATTATGAGCGAGGATAGCCAGCGAACGCAGGGTCGCGACGCCCAGTCGTCGAACATTATGGCCGGCAAGGCGGTTGCCGAAGCCGTACGGACGACGCTCGGACCCCGCGGTATGGACAAGATGCTCGTCGACTCCGCCGGCGAGGTCGTCATCACCAACGACGGGGCGACGATTCTCAACGAGATGGACATCGAGCACCCCGCGGCCCAGATGATCGTCGAGGTTGCCGACTCCCAGGAGGAGGAGGTCGGTGACGGAACGACGACTGCGGCCGTAGTCGCCGGCAATCTGCTCGGCGAGGCCGAAGACCTCATCGAACAGGACGTCCACGCGACGACGATCGTCGAGGGTTATCACGAGGCCTCCGAAATCGCCCTCGAGGCAATCGCCGAACAGATCAGCGAAGATGCCGTCGATGACGAGGTGCTCAAGCAGGTCGGCGAATCGAGCATGACCGGCAAAGGAACCGGCGGTCTCACCGCCGAGTCGCTGGCCGAGACGGTCGTCGAAGCGATCCGCCACGTCGAGACCGACGACGGCGTCGCTCGCGACAACGTCACCGTCCACACGCAGGTCGGTGCCTCCTCGAACGCGACGGAGCTCGTTCCCGGCATCGTCATCGACGAAGAGCCCGCCCACGAGGGCATGCCCAGCGAGGTCGAGGACGCGTCGATCGCGGTTCTCGACGTCGAACTCGGCGTCCGCACGGGCGATATCGACGCCGAGTACGCCATCGACTCGATCGATCAGCTCAACACGGCCATCGACGCCGAGGAGAGCGAGGTTCGGGGCTACGCCGAGACCGTCGCCGAGAGCGGGGCCGACGTCGTCTTCACGACCGACGACGTCGACGACCGCGTCAGCAACTACCTCGCCAACGAGGGCGTCCTCGTCTTCGAGAACATCGGCAACAGCGACGCTCGAGACATCGTCTCCGCGACGGGCGCTCGCCGCGTCGGTGCCCTCGACGACTTAGAGGAGTCCGACTTCGGCCACGCCGACCGCATCCGGAGCGAGAACTTCGGCGACGACGACCTCGCGTTCATCGAGGGCGGCGCGGCGGCCGAGACCGTCACCGTCTTCGTCCGTGGCGGTACCGAACACGTCGTCGACGAACTCGAGCGCGCCATCGGCGACGCACTCGACGTCGTGGCGACCGCACTCGCCTCCGGCGAGGTCGTCCCCGGCGCCGGCGCGACCGAGATCGCCATCGCGGACAAGATCCGTCAGGAAGCCGCGGGCATCGAGGGCCGCAAACAGCTCGCCGTGACGGCCTTCGCCGACGCGCTCGACGTGATCCCGCGAACGCTCGCCGCCAACACCGGCCAGGACCCCATCGACGCACTCGTGGACCTTCGTGCCGCCCACGAATCCGAGGGCCGCGCCGGCCTGATCACCGACGGAGAGACCGTCACCATCGACGACCCATTCGAGTACGGCGTCGTCGACCCTGCCGACGTCAAACGTGAAGCCATCGAGAGCGCGACCGAGGCCGCGACGATGATCGTCCGCATCGACGACGTCATCGCCGCCGAGTAA
- a CDS encoding HalOD1 output domain-containing protein, whose product MSGTTRDRLTPVSKTVDRQLYYDEGHGTYHAWCPDVDYEPVSTGLVMAVSSILETDPADLESLSASIDPDALNALVGHWSEREPQGGRNSIAFSFADCLITVYADGEIVIDPDRPVDESIGA is encoded by the coding sequence ATGTCAGGAACGACTCGAGATCGGCTGACGCCGGTCAGTAAGACGGTTGACCGTCAGCTCTACTACGACGAGGGCCACGGAACGTATCACGCGTGGTGTCCCGACGTGGACTACGAGCCGGTGAGCACGGGACTCGTGATGGCCGTCTCGTCGATCCTCGAGACCGATCCAGCCGATCTCGAGTCGCTCTCGGCCTCCATCGATCCCGACGCGCTGAACGCCCTCGTCGGCCACTGGAGTGAACGCGAGCCACAGGGTGGGCGGAACTCGATCGCGTTTTCGTTCGCCGACTGTCTCATTACCGTCTACGCCGACGGCGAAATTGTAATCGATCCCGACCGCCCCGTCGACGAATCAATCGGTGCGTAA